A genomic window from Quercus lobata isolate SW786 chromosome 10, ValleyOak3.0 Primary Assembly, whole genome shotgun sequence includes:
- the LOC115965105 gene encoding putative disease resistance protein RGA1, with protein MAETVLSVVAEEILGKLISLATEQISVAWGFKDELMRLRESVEMIQDVLADAERRQVSDRSVMRWLQRLKDVAYDADDVLDELAYEILRRKVEIRNQMKRKVCFFFSFSNPIAFRFKMANKVKSIHESLKRINDEAKPYDLAKVGPVNANLEIIPKRETDSSVDHSEVVGREDPASEIVKLLLNAASQQLSVIPIVGMAGLGKTTLAKLVYNHESVKKHFDKTIWVCVSNEFEDKKILEEILESLTDKPSPLKNKNTILERLQKELKGQKYILVLDDVWNEDPEKWETLKSSLKGMNSNVGNSIIVTTRSDKVAEIMETQTRHHLEKLSEDDCWFIIKKKLSLNENILLTPDMEAIGREIAKKCGGVPLLARVLGGTMSRKKVKSEWLAIKNSKVWNSPDVNNGILLILKLSFDHLYPPSLKNCFTYCAIFPKDYNMGKEELIQHWMAEGLLQQSEGMEDIGNEYFDKLLANSLLQDIERNDYGDIVSCKMHDSVHDLALLISTQETLHLEDNIRHLPLISNGQTTTTIPPPKDDMSHIRSFSLISNNQVTPTIPLSRDVMRRLRTVFWMHFDLGNKLLDLKCVRDLTLFGREIGELPKSIGEFRHLRLLRIEETNIKALPNSVTKLYNLQTLVIKDCDGLERLPKDLRNLISLRHIDIDRWCIKQLPINMGQLTCLQTLPFFVIGQDAGHRIEEVGCLSQLRGELSIYNLEHVRDKEEAKTANLVGKAGVQKLGFYWNRERDGNNNDEDVLEGLQPHPSLKSLEIENFKGEKFPSWILARDNSSGGLFVLDHLLEIRLENCNKCNKLPTLGHLPHLKVLQIREMDNVKCIGTEFYINYGGERSSNSGGGSGRNVVFPALKTLVLERLYNLVEWKDAVESKTIETVLPQDATSLQSFTIIGCKKLSELSNAPLTLPSLETFEVIRCPNLRSFPSLQGAGSLLRSLAISCGDEVLPTALQSCTSLSILSIKECPNLILIPELRKLHSLTLLQIWDCPNLKSIPDLGELHSLTDLSIFRCQTLKLTCLPKGLECVTRLKSLAIGGFCEELDAFPSLSSIQHLHMSLESLQLYGWAKLNSLPDEIQHLTSLKYLHINNFDGLEALPEWLCDFSSLQRLELWSCENLMHLPTSQAMQRLTKLQSLWITSCPKLQERCARGSGAEWSKIAHIPYVDV; from the coding sequence ATGGCTGAGACTGTCCTTAGTGTTGTTGCCGAGGAAATACTAGGCAAGCTGATTTCACTTGCTACTGAGCAGATCAGCGTTGCTTGGGGTTTCAAGGATGAGCTGATGCGGCTTCGTGAGTCAGTAGAGATGATTCAAGATGTGTTAGCTGATGCAGAGAGAAGGCAAGTGAGTGACCGGTCCGTGATGCGTTGGCTGCAGAGGCTTAAAGATGTTGCTTATGATGCTGATGATGTGCTGGACGAGCTTGCTTACGAGATTCTCAGGAGAAAGGTGGAGATCCGAAACCAAATGAAGAGAAAGGtatgcttcttcttttcattttcaaacCCCATTGCATTCCGTTTCAAGATGGCCAACAAAGTTAAGTCCATTCATGAATCGCTAAAAAGGATTAATGATGAAGCAAAACCATATGATCTTGCTAAAGTGGGACCAGTAAATGCAAATCTTGAGATTATCCCAAAGCGAGAGACAGACTCCTCTGTTGATCATTCTGAAGTCGTAGGAAGGGAAGATCCTGCCTCAGAAATAGTAAAGTTGTTGCTTAATGCAGCTAGTCAACAACTTTCTGTCATTCCTATAGTAGGAATGGCAGGTTTGGGAAAAACAACCCTAGCAAAACTAGTGTACAATCATGAGTCagtaaaaaaacattttgataaGACAATATGGGTATGTGTCTCCAATGAGTTTGAAGATAAAAAGATTTTAGAAGAGATTCTTGAATCCCTTACTGATAAGCCAagtccattaaaaaataagaacacaaTACTTGAACGCCTTCAAAAAGAGTTAAAAGGTCAAAAATATATTCTCGTACTTGATGATGTATGGAATGAAGATCCTGAGAAATGGGAGACTTTAAAGAGTTCTTTGAAAGGAATGAACTCGAATGTGGGAAATAGTATTATTGTAACAACCCGTAGTGATAAGGTGGCTGAAATTATGGAGACACAGACTCGACATCACTTAGAAAAACTATCAGAAGATGATTGTTggttcataattaaaaaaaaactatctcttaatgaaaatattctaCTAACTCCAGATATGGAGGCTATTGGAAGGGAGATCGCAAAAAAATGTGGTGGGGTTCCATTACTTGCAAGAGTTTTAGGAGGGACGATGTCTCGTAAAAAGGTGAAAAGTGAATGGTTGGCGATTAAAAACAGTAAGGTTTGGAATTCCCCAGATGTTAACAATGGAATCTTGTTGATACTTAAATTAAGCTTTGATCATCTTTATCCACCATCTCTAAAAAATTGTTTCACATATTGTGCAATATTTCCTAAAGATTATAACATGGGAAAGGAAGAACTAATTCAACATTGGATGGCAGAGGGGTTGCTTCAACAATCTGAAGGCATGGAGGATATTGGTAATGAGTATTTTGATAAGCTGTTGGCAAATTCCTTATTACAAGATATAGAAAGGAATGATTATGGTGATATTGTAAGTTGCAAGATGCATGATAGTGTCCACGATCTTGCCCTTTTAATTTCAACACAGGAAACCTTGCATTTAGAGGACAATATTCGACATTTACCTCTTATATCCAATggccaaacaacaacaacaatcccACCACCAAAAGATGACATGTCTCACATTCGAAGTTTTTCTCTTATATCCAATAACCAAGTAACACCAACAATCCCACTATCTAGAGATGTCATGCGTAGATTGCGCACAGTTTTTTGGATGCATTTTGATCTTGGCAATAAGTTATTAGACTTAAAATGTGTACGTGATCTAACTTTATTTGGGAGGGAGATAGGAGAGTTGCCCAAGTCAATTGGTGAGTTTAGACATTTGAGGCTTCTTCGCATTGAGGAGACCAATATCAAAGCATTACCCAATTCTGTTACCAAGCTCTACAACTTGCAAACTTTAGTGATCAAGGATTGCGATGGGCTTGAGAGGCTTCCCAAAGATCTACGAAATTTGATTAGCTTGAGACATATTGATATTGATCGTTGGTGTATAAAACAATTGCCAATAAATATGGGGCAGTTGACTTGCCTTCAAACGTTGCCTTTCTTTGTCATCGGTCAAGATGCTGGTCATCGAATTGAAGAAGTGGGATGCTTAAGCCAACTCAGAGGAGAATTAAGTATCTACAATCTAGAGCATGTGAGAGATAAAGAAGAAGCCAAAACTGCAAATTTAGTGGGAAAGGCAGGAGTGCAGAAGTTGGGATTCTATTGGAATAGAGAAAGGGATGGAAACAATAACGATGAGGATGTACTGGAAGGCCTTCAACCTCACCCAAGTTTGAAAAGCTTAGAGATTGAAAATTTCAAGGGTGAGAAGTTCCCTTCATGGATATTGGCACGTGATAACAGTAGTggtggtttgtttgttttggacCATCTGTTGGAAATTCGTTTAGAAAACTGTAACAAGTGCAACAAGCTTCCTACACTTGGGCATTTACCCCATCTCAAGGTTCTTCAAATAAGGGAAATGGATAACGTGAAATGTATAGGAACAGAGTTTTACATTAATTATGGTGGTGAGAGATCAAGTAATAGTGGAGGTGGTAGTGGCAGAAATGTGGTGTTCCCAGCTTTGAAAACACTTGTTTTGGAGCGGTTGTACAATCTAGTGGAATGGAAGGACGCAGTGGAGTCGAAAACAATAGAAACGGTGCTGCCTCAAGATGCAACCTCTCTCCAATCATTCACAATAATTGGATGTAAGAAATTGAGTGAATTGTCGAACGCACCGCTCACCCTTCCTTCTCTTGAGACGTTTGAAGTAATTAGGTGTCCTAATTTGAGATCCTTTCCAAGTCTACAAGGTGCGGGGTCCCTTCTCCGAAGTCTGGCAATATCGTGTGGTGACGAAGTTCTACCGACTGCGTTACAATCCTGCACGTCGCTTTCAATTTTGAGTATAAAAGAGTGTCCAAATCTTATATTAATTCCAGAGCTACGAAAATTGCATTCTCTTACGCTGTTACAAATTTGGGATTGTCCTAATCTGAAATCAATTCCAGATCTAGGAGAATTGCATTCTCTTACCGACCTAAGCATTTTCCGTTGCCAAACGTTAAAGTTAACGTGTTTGCCAAAGGGGTTAGAGTGCGTCACCCGCTTAAAGTCTTTGGCGATCGGTGGGTTTTGTGAAGAGTTGGATGCGTTCCCCAGTCTGAGTTCCATCCAACACTTGCACATGTCCCTTGAATCACTACAGTTGTATGGGTGGGCTAAACTCAACTCTCTCCCGGACGAAATACAACACTTAACTTCACTTAAATATCTGCACATAAACAACTTTGATGGACTGGAAGCTTTGCCTGAGTGGTTGTGCGACTTTTCTTCTCTTCAACGACTGGAACTTTGGTCCTGCGAGAACCTGATGCATTTGCCCACATCGCAAGCCATGCAACGCCTCACTAAATTGCAATCATTGTGGATTACTTCTTGTCCCAAATTACAGGAAAGATGTGCAAGAGGTAGCGGGGCAGAGTGGTCCAAAATCGCCCATATTCCATATGTCGATGTCTAA